The following coding sequences lie in one Apium graveolens cultivar Ventura chromosome 3, ASM990537v1, whole genome shotgun sequence genomic window:
- the LOC141712667 gene encoding protein FAR-RED IMPAIRED RESPONSE 1-like, producing the protein MVLDLDLPSKDHQKVVEDSVSHLSRIAKNCGCKTPNGDGPTTGSLQPAENDKEYSGKTSGGCTSNSKHRAHARGVVDVNSYKDLEPHDSMEFDSKEDAFTFYKEYGKSVGFFTITKASRRSRISGKFIDAKFVCTKYGKKRESVTTEYPQSVFDANDTENTPVKRKRGRTNESLSKTDCQACMHVKRRQDGRWFINDFIKEHNHEIFPDQAYYLRGRGNIELGSNRVTSLHVIRERTKEIYVSMSRKSGTIKKVEKKKTENDSRHNLAFKEGDAQILLEHFLNMQVENPNFFFAIDLNPGQQLRNVFWVDAKGRFDYEHFSDVVFFDTTYIKNEYKLPFAPFIGVNHHAQFMPLGCVFIAEQGKSNFVWGLQAWLRAMGGRAPKVILTDQDKALKEAVAEVFPNSRNCFCLWHILSKIQEKLGYVMRRHENFIAKFNKCVLKSWKEEQFEKRWWKMVDRFGLRNDTWIQSLYEDCKQWVPTYMTDIFLAGISTPQRLGSINTFFDKFIQRKTTLTEFLDQYKACQHENFEEEAKADFETWHKQPGLRSPSPFGKQMALMYTHAIFKKFQVEVLGVVACHPKKESEDGSTKIVKVQDFEENQDFVIIWNQRTSSIFCSCHLFEYNGFLCRHVMIVLQMCGIHNIPSQYILKRWTKDAKSRQNTGHLEVAESRNQRYNNLCRRALKLGDEGSLSEESYNIAFKALEEALRKCEKIKFSIQSLLEPCSPSLRSLHDLEEVSQDNCTRKRTKESCGSRKGKVLLESEAIGMHMGWQQLAHSEFRAPTFDCCYESQEGVQVMEQLNTRVPSLDAYFGTQQKVHGMDASSSLSLNRNDYFGNQQSMQELGQLNSTVSLHDAHLLSQQRLVGLGQLNFRQQTMQGLHQRAAQSAKY; encoded by the exons ATGGTATTAGATCTTGATCTGCCATCAAAAGATCATCAAAAAGTTGTAGAAGATAGTGTATCACATTTAAGCAGAATTGCAAAGAATTGTGGATGTAAAACACCTAATGGAGATGGACCAACTACTGGTTCTCTGCAGCCTGCTGAAAATGACAAAGAGTACTCTGGAAAAACTTCAGGTGGATGCACATCAAACAGTAAACACCGAGCGCATGCCAGAGGCGTTGTAGATGTGAATTCTTATAAAGACTTGGAGCCCCATGACAGCATGGAGTTCGATTCTAAAGAGGATGCCTTCACATTTTATAAAGAATATGGGAAGTCCGTGGGATTTTTCACCATAACCAAGGCAAGTCGGCGATCAAGAATATCTGGAAAGTTCATTGATGCAAAATTCGTTTGTACCAAATATGGCAAAAAGCGAGAATCTGTGACAACTGAATATCCACAATCTGTTTTTGATGCAAATGACACAGAAAACACTCCTGTCAAGCGCAAACGAGGCCGGACTAATGAATCCTTGTCAAAAACGGATTGCCAAGCTTGCATGCATGTTAAGAGAAGACAAGATGGGAGATGGTTTATTAATGATTTCATCAAGGAGCATAACCATGAAATTTTTCCAGATCAAGCCTACTATCTTCGTGGTCGCGGGAACATAGAGTTAGGTAGCAATCGTGTCACTTCTTTGCATGTTATCCGGGAAAGGACAAAAGAGATATATGTTTCAATGTCTAGAAAATCGGGTACAATTAAGAAAGTCGAGAAAAAGAAGACTGAAAATGATAGTAGACATAATTTGGCTTTTAAGGAGGGAGATGCACAGATATTGCTTGAACATTTTCTAAACATGCAAGTTGAAAATCCTAactttttctttgcaatagattTGAATCCAGGACAGCAATTGAGAAATGTCTTCTGGGTAGATGCCAAAGGAAGGTTTGACTATGAACACTTTTCTGATGTAGTATTCTTTGATACTACTTATATCAAGAACGAATATAAGTTGCCTTTTGCTCCCTTTATTGGTGTGAACCATCATGCACAGTTCATGCCACTTGGATGTGTGTTTATTGCGGAGCAGGGTAAATCCAATTTTGTTTGGGGACTGCAGGCATGGCTCAGAGCAATGGGTGGACGGGCTCCAAAAGTAATTTTAACCGATCAAGATAAAGCATTGAAAGAAGCAGTAGCTGAAGTCTTTCCAAATTCTCGCAATTGTTTTTGTTTATGGCATATTTTAAGTAAGATTCAGGAGAAGCTTGGTTATGTCATGAGGCGACATGAAAATTTTATTGCTAAATTTAACAAATGTGTCTTAAAATCATGGAAGGAAGAACAATTTGAAAAGAGATGGTGGAAAATGGTAGATAGATTCGGCTTAAGAAATGACACGTGGATCCAGTCTCTATATGAGGATTGCAAACAGTGGGTTCCGACATATATGACAGACATTTTCTTGGCTGGGATATCTACACCACAACGTTTAGGAAGTATTAATACTTTCTTTGATAAATTTATACAGCGAAAAACTACATTGACGGAGTTCTTAGACCAATACAAAGCATGTCAACATGAGAATTTTGAGGAGGAAGCAAAAGCAGATTTTGAGACATGGCATAAACAACCCGGCTTAAGATCACCCTCGCCATTTGGAAAACAAATGGCACTGATGTATACACATGCTATTTTTAAAAAGTTTCAAGTTGAGGTTTTGGGTGTGGTTGCTTGTCATCCAAAGaaagaaagtgaagatggttcAACTAAAATAGTTAAGGTTCAAGATTTTGAGGAGAACCAAGATTTTGTGATAATTTGGAATCAAAGGACCTCTAGTATTTTCTGCTCTTGTCACTTGTTTGAGTACAACGGTTTCCTGTGTAGACATGTGATGATTGTTCTGCAGATGTGTGGCATCCATAATATTCCATCTCAATATATTTTAAAACGCTGGACAAAGGATGCAAAGAGTAGGCAAAATACGGGGCATCTGGAAGTGGCTGAATCACGAAATCAACGATACAACAATCTCTGTCGACGAGCCCTTAAGCTGGGTGACGAAGGGTCTTTATCTGAAGAGAGCTACAACATAGCATTTAAAGCTCTGGAAGAAGCTTTGAGAAAATGTGAGAAAATAAAATTTTCCATTCAAAGTTTGTTGGAGCCTTGTTCTCCATCACTTCGCAGTCTTCATGATTTAGAAGAAGTAAGCCAAGACAACTGTACAAGAAAAAGAACTAAAGAAAGTTGTGGGTCCAGAAAGGGTAAG GTACTGCTAGAGTCCGAGGCAATAGGAATGCACATGGGATGGCAACAGCTG GCACATTCTGAGTTTAGAGCACCTACTTTTGATTGTTGTTATGAGTCACAGGAGGGCGTACAAGTGATG GAGCAACTAAACACAAGAGTTCCATCCCTTGATGCCTATTTTGGAACTCAACAAAAAGTTCATGGAATG GATGCATCAAGTTCCTTATCTTTGAACCGCAATGATTATTTTGGCAATCAACAGAGCATGCAGGAACTG GGACAACTAAATTCCACAGTATCACTGCATGATGCACATCTACTGTCTCAACAAAGATTGGTTGGGCTG GGGCAACTTAATTTCAGGCAACAAACCATGCAGGGGTTGCATCAACGTGCAGCACAATCTGCGAAATATT GA